The Cellulomonas sp. P24 genome contains a region encoding:
- a CDS encoding DUF2092 domain-containing protein, translating to MTRRWVHWLPAAVVPALVGVSGLVGTLTAGATAQLPERSPEQVLAMVAGSTTRALSGTVAQSSSLGLPALPSGLTVGSTDAATVLGLLTGSHTARVYVDGPTNVRVQVLEQLAERDVVRHGSDVWTYDSSTGTVAHLTIPTGSSAARVATPSDAPTAGEVPTPGELAGRLLAALDPSSQITVGRDTRVAGRSVYDLVLTPRTADTLVGSVAIAVDSGTGVPLRVQVFARGQEAPAFSVGFTSVSFAAPAPEVFDFVPPAGAVVHERSLPATGALPDRGSAAAPTGPRVAGAGTAATIPTISGSGWATVLRLPAGTLQAGTTAEPLIGQLTHAVPGGRALTTSLVSVLITPEGSVLVSAVPVERLEALAEGR from the coding sequence ATGACACGTCGCTGGGTGCACTGGCTCCCGGCTGCTGTGGTTCCGGCGCTGGTGGGGGTCAGCGGCCTGGTCGGAACCCTGACAGCCGGTGCGACCGCACAGCTCCCGGAGAGATCTCCGGAGCAGGTGCTCGCGATGGTCGCCGGCAGCACGACCCGTGCGTTGTCGGGGACCGTCGCGCAGTCGTCGTCGCTCGGGCTGCCGGCCCTGCCGTCGGGTCTCACGGTGGGGTCGACCGACGCGGCGACCGTCCTCGGGCTGCTGACCGGCTCGCACACGGCGCGCGTCTACGTCGACGGTCCGACGAACGTCCGGGTCCAGGTGCTCGAGCAGCTCGCGGAGCGGGACGTCGTCCGCCACGGCTCGGACGTGTGGACCTACGACTCGTCCACGGGCACCGTCGCGCACCTGACGATCCCCACAGGCTCGTCGGCTGCGCGCGTCGCCACCCCGAGCGATGCCCCGACCGCCGGTGAGGTCCCGACCCCTGGTGAGCTCGCGGGTCGGCTGCTGGCCGCGCTCGACCCCAGCTCGCAGATCACCGTGGGGCGAGACACCCGGGTCGCCGGTCGGTCGGTGTACGACCTCGTCCTGACCCCGCGCACCGCGGACACGCTCGTCGGTTCCGTGGCGATCGCCGTCGACTCGGGGACGGGCGTGCCGCTGCGGGTCCAGGTGTTCGCGCGCGGCCAGGAGGCTCCGGCCTTCAGCGTCGGGTTCACGTCGGTGTCGTTCGCGGCGCCTGCACCTGAGGTGTTCGACTTCGTCCCGCCGGCGGGGGCCGTCGTGCACGAGCGGTCCCTTCCCGCGACGGGCGCCCTCCCAGATCGGGGGAGCGCTGCGGCGCCGACCGGTCCCCGCGTGGCCGGTGCGGGAACCGCCGCGACGATCCCGACGATCAGCGGCAGCGGATGGGCGACCGTCCTCCGTCTCCCTGCGGGAACCCTGCAGGCCGGGACGACCGCGGAGCCGTTGATCGGTCAGCTGACCCACGCAGTGCCGGGTGGGCGGGCACTGACGACCTCGCTCGTCAGCGTGCTGATCACGCCGGAGGGCTCCGTGCTCGTCAGCGCCGTCCCGGTCGAGCGGCTCGAGGCCCTGGCGGAAGGTCGGTGA
- a CDS encoding ABC transporter ATP-binding protein, with the protein MTSPSSVGLAIETSGLTKRFGHQAAVDGIDLAVPRGAVYGFLGPNGSGKTTTIRVMLGLAAATSGTVSILGRSMPDRGRDVLPRVGALVEGPAFYPFLSGAANLRRLDSADRDASPATRAARVADALDRVGLTHAAGKKVRAYSLGMKQRLGIAHALLSPRELLVLDEPTNGLDPQGTREVRALVRSLAADGATVFVSSHLLAEVEQMCTHAAVMSAGRLVAQGTLDELRAVGRPRVTVRTPDVDVAARVLRDLGLDPAAPASVGAGPVPDGEDVLLTAPQSDPGVPAEAISAALVTAGVRLRGFGVDGATLEDRFVALTGEGFEVAQ; encoded by the coding sequence GTGACGTCGCCGTCGTCGGTCGGGCTCGCGATCGAGACGAGCGGACTGACCAAACGATTCGGTCATCAGGCGGCCGTCGACGGCATCGACCTGGCGGTGCCGCGGGGAGCCGTGTACGGGTTCCTCGGGCCGAACGGGTCGGGCAAGACCACGACGATCCGGGTGATGCTGGGTCTTGCGGCGGCGACGAGCGGAACGGTGTCGATCCTCGGCCGATCGATGCCGGACCGGGGGCGTGACGTCCTCCCGCGCGTGGGAGCGTTGGTCGAGGGACCGGCGTTCTACCCGTTCCTGTCCGGTGCGGCCAACCTGCGCCGGCTCGACTCGGCCGACCGGGATGCCAGTCCCGCGACCCGGGCTGCTCGCGTCGCGGACGCCCTCGACCGGGTCGGGCTCACGCACGCCGCAGGCAAGAAGGTGCGGGCGTACTCGCTCGGGATGAAGCAGCGCCTCGGCATCGCGCATGCGCTGCTGTCCCCGCGCGAGCTGCTGGTCCTCGACGAGCCGACCAACGGGCTGGACCCGCAGGGCACCCGCGAGGTCCGCGCACTCGTCCGTTCGCTCGCGGCCGACGGCGCCACGGTGTTCGTCTCGAGCCACCTCCTCGCCGAGGTCGAGCAGATGTGCACGCACGCGGCGGTGATGAGTGCAGGACGACTGGTCGCCCAGGGCACCCTCGACGAGCTCCGTGCCGTCGGACGCCCACGCGTGACGGTGCGTACCCCCGACGTCGACGTCGCTGCTCGTGTCCTGAGGGACCTCGGTCTCGATCCTGCCGCACCTGCGAGCGTCGGCGCCGGACCTGTTCCCGACGGCGAGGATGTCCTGCTCACGGCGCCCCAGAGCGACCCGGGGGTCCCGGCGGAGGCGATCTCTGCCGCTCTGGTCACCGCCGGGGTACGTCTGCGAGGGTTCGGGGTCGACGGCGCGACGCTCGAGGACCGGTTCGTCGCGCTCACCGGGGAGGGGTTCGAGGTTGCCCAGTGA
- the ppk2 gene encoding polyphosphate kinase 2 — protein MAKSRKVEKVPKTTVRERIPAKVYEAELFRLQAELVTLQEWVRSTGQRLVVIFEGRDAAGKGSTIKRVTQYLNPRVARIAALPAPSDRERTQWYFQRYVAQLPAAGEMVLFDRSWYNRAGVERVMGFATNDEYHRFLHQCPIFERMLVEDGVLLRKYWFSVSDAEQEARFRSRLGDPMRRWKLSPMDLESITRWEEYSRAKDQMMVHTDIPEAPWWVVESDDKRRARLNMISHLLSTVDYREVQRLPIELPPRPPSTGYIRPPRDTQNYVPDHAGTLLS, from the coding sequence ATGGCGAAGAGCCGGAAGGTCGAGAAGGTCCCCAAGACGACAGTGCGCGAGCGGATCCCCGCGAAGGTCTACGAGGCGGAGCTGTTCCGGCTCCAGGCCGAGCTCGTGACCCTCCAGGAGTGGGTCCGGTCCACGGGCCAGCGCCTCGTGGTGATCTTCGAGGGTCGGGACGCGGCTGGCAAGGGCAGCACGATCAAGCGGGTCACGCAGTACCTGAACCCTCGTGTGGCGCGGATCGCGGCCCTTCCCGCCCCGAGCGACCGCGAGCGGACCCAGTGGTACTTCCAGCGTTACGTCGCCCAGCTGCCGGCTGCAGGAGAGATGGTCCTGTTCGACCGCTCGTGGTACAACCGGGCCGGCGTCGAGCGGGTGATGGGGTTCGCCACCAATGACGAGTACCACCGTTTCCTCCACCAGTGCCCGATCTTCGAGCGCATGCTCGTCGAGGACGGCGTCCTGCTGCGGAAGTACTGGTTCTCGGTGAGCGATGCCGAGCAGGAAGCGCGGTTCCGGTCGCGCCTGGGTGACCCGATGCGCCGCTGGAAGCTCTCGCCGATGGACCTGGAGTCCATCACGCGGTGGGAGGAGTACTCGCGTGCCAAGGATCAGATGATGGTCCACACCGACATCCCCGAGGCGCCGTGGTGGGTCGTCGAGAGCGACGACAAGCGCCGCGCCCGGCTCAACATGATCAGTCACCTGCTCTCGACGGTGGACTACCGCGAGGTGCAGCGGCTGCCGATCGAGCTCCCGCCGCGCCCGCCCTCGACCGGCTACATCCGGCCGCCGCGGGACACCCAGAACTACGTCCCGGACCACGCCGGCACGCTGCTGTCGTGA
- a CDS encoding Pls/PosA family non-ribosomal peptide synthetase: MAELDEQGPPVTEGFLRGAHAAPSRTLIDILEETAARHPEAPAVDDGHATLTYAVLVEAVDARARELERAGVRPGDRVGVRIPSGTDELYVAILAVLRAGAAYVPVDVDDPPERAATVFAEADVVAVLVEDGGIELRRPSLGVGGSARRPLPEDDAWVIFTSGSTGTPKGVAVSHRSAAALVDAESRLFLTDAPIAPGDRVLAGLSVAFDASCEEMWLAWAHGACLVPAPRALVRSGMDLGPWLVAREITVISTVPTLAGLWRPEELAGVRLLIFGGEACPAELAGRLVVPGREVWNTYGPTETTVVACAALMTGDGPVRIGHALDGWDLAVLDDTGARVAPGEVGELVIGGVGMARYLDEERDRERFAPVESLGWDRAYRSGDLVRYEPAGLVFVGRGDDQVKLGGRRIELGEIDAALQQLAGVAGAAAAVRRTAGGSQVLVGYVVAREGVVVDVAAARRDLLQRLPAPLVPLVAVVDALPTRGSGKVDRDALPWPLERVDEAATETTQVLSGTVAWLAEQWTRVLGTAVTGPDDDFFDSGGGSLVAAQLVAVLREQFPTVTVADVYENPRVTDLAQRLDELAPAVVREGRVVSPVPRTAQVVQTLLSVPLSAVTGLRWSTWVAALGNVVHATGRVPWVPTVSWWWVLAGWVLLITPIGRMLSTVLVARLLLRHVRPGTYPRGGSVHLRLWFVESFATVAGAANLAGAPWVTYYARALGATIGQGVDLHSLPPLTGMLTLGAEASIEPEVDLSGHWVDGDVVHVGRVRVGARATVGTRSVLAPGARVGQGSEVAPGSAVLEHIPPGEKWGGSPAVFIGPAPRDWPLERAPRASHWVAVYGVTAVLLAGLPLVAGVAGLLVLWPAVRDSVSAAAATRAALGWVPLATVTALVVLATLTVVCVRLLGIGVRPGHHPVRSRVGWQVWATLRLMDEARTALFPLYSSLMTPVWLRLLGARVGRDVEASTVLLLPGMTTVGDGAFLADDTLVGSYELGRGWLRIEPAKVGKRAFLGNSGMTAPGRKVPKRGLVAVLSATPERAKAGTSWLGSPPVRLRRSVVVSDAAGTFAPPRRVRFARALVEAFRLVPVIVTVLLALGVAVVLEVVIADHGALVLVVAPLAILAAGAVAALIASAAKWLLVGRVTAGEHPLWSTFVWRNELADTFVELVAVPWFVLSSYGTPALNLWLRSLGARVGAGVWCETYWLPEADLVSLGDAVTVNRGCVLQTHLFHDRVMSLDTVVLEDGASIGPHGVVLPAASVGAGASVGASSLVLRGDAIPGGTRWRGNPISPAGDTARSS; this comes from the coding sequence ATGGCTGAGCTGGACGAGCAGGGACCTCCAGTCACCGAGGGCTTCCTGCGCGGCGCGCACGCCGCACCGAGCCGGACGCTGATCGACATCCTCGAGGAGACCGCGGCCCGCCACCCGGAAGCGCCGGCGGTCGACGACGGCCATGCGACGCTCACCTACGCGGTACTGGTGGAGGCGGTCGACGCGCGGGCCCGGGAGCTGGAACGAGCAGGCGTGCGTCCGGGGGACCGCGTCGGCGTCCGCATCCCGTCCGGCACCGACGAGCTCTACGTGGCGATCCTCGCCGTGCTGCGGGCGGGGGCCGCATACGTCCCGGTGGACGTCGACGACCCCCCGGAGCGGGCCGCGACCGTCTTCGCCGAGGCCGACGTCGTCGCCGTCCTCGTGGAGGACGGCGGCATCGAGCTCCGTCGCCCCTCCCTCGGGGTGGGCGGGAGTGCGCGCCGACCGCTGCCGGAAGACGACGCGTGGGTAATCTTCACCTCCGGCTCGACGGGCACGCCGAAGGGTGTGGCGGTCAGCCATCGGTCCGCTGCCGCCCTGGTCGACGCCGAGTCGCGACTCTTCCTCACCGACGCACCGATCGCACCCGGCGACCGGGTGCTCGCCGGGCTGTCGGTCGCGTTCGACGCATCGTGCGAGGAGATGTGGCTCGCCTGGGCGCATGGCGCCTGCCTGGTCCCGGCACCGCGCGCACTGGTGCGTTCCGGGATGGACCTCGGACCGTGGCTCGTGGCGCGGGAGATCACCGTGATCTCCACCGTGCCGACCCTGGCCGGCCTGTGGCGCCCGGAGGAGCTCGCAGGGGTCCGTCTGCTGATCTTCGGAGGGGAGGCCTGCCCGGCCGAGCTCGCCGGCCGTCTCGTGGTCCCCGGTCGCGAGGTCTGGAACACGTACGGGCCCACCGAGACGACGGTGGTCGCCTGCGCCGCGCTGATGACCGGGGACGGACCGGTGCGCATCGGGCACGCCCTCGACGGCTGGGACCTCGCCGTCCTGGACGACACGGGAGCACGGGTCGCCCCCGGTGAGGTCGGTGAGCTCGTGATCGGTGGCGTCGGCATGGCGCGGTACCTGGACGAGGAGCGCGACCGCGAGAGGTTCGCGCCCGTCGAGTCGCTCGGGTGGGACCGTGCCTACCGCAGCGGCGACCTCGTCCGCTACGAGCCGGCCGGGCTCGTGTTCGTCGGGCGCGGCGACGACCAGGTCAAGCTCGGCGGTCGCCGGATCGAGCTCGGGGAGATCGACGCGGCGCTGCAGCAGCTGGCCGGGGTGGCCGGGGCGGCAGCCGCCGTCCGCCGGACCGCCGGGGGCAGCCAGGTCCTGGTCGGGTACGTCGTCGCGCGCGAGGGTGTGGTGGTCGACGTCGCCGCTGCACGGCGGGACCTCCTGCAACGGCTCCCGGCGCCGCTCGTCCCGCTGGTCGCCGTCGTCGACGCCCTGCCGACGCGAGGCTCGGGCAAGGTCGACCGCGATGCGCTCCCGTGGCCACTGGAACGGGTCGACGAGGCCGCGACCGAGACGACGCAGGTCCTCTCGGGGACGGTGGCATGGCTGGCAGAGCAGTGGACACGCGTGCTCGGCACCGCCGTCACCGGTCCCGACGACGACTTCTTCGACAGCGGCGGCGGGAGCCTCGTCGCGGCGCAGCTCGTCGCGGTGCTCCGCGAGCAGTTCCCGACGGTCACCGTGGCAGACGTCTACGAGAACCCGCGGGTCACGGACCTGGCCCAGCGCCTGGACGAGCTCGCTCCGGCCGTCGTGCGGGAGGGGCGGGTGGTCAGCCCGGTCCCACGGACCGCCCAGGTCGTCCAGACCCTTCTCTCGGTGCCGCTCAGCGCGGTCACCGGGCTGCGGTGGTCGACGTGGGTCGCGGCGCTCGGGAACGTCGTCCACGCGACGGGTCGGGTGCCGTGGGTGCCGACCGTGTCGTGGTGGTGGGTGCTCGCGGGGTGGGTGCTGCTGATCACGCCGATCGGGCGCATGCTGTCGACCGTTCTCGTGGCTCGCCTGCTGCTCCGTCACGTGCGGCCAGGGACGTACCCCCGTGGCGGATCGGTCCACCTCCGCCTGTGGTTCGTCGAGTCGTTCGCGACCGTCGCGGGTGCGGCGAACCTGGCGGGCGCACCGTGGGTGACCTACTACGCGCGCGCTCTCGGGGCCACGATCGGTCAGGGCGTCGACCTGCACTCGCTCCCGCCACTCACCGGCATGCTCACGCTCGGGGCCGAGGCGTCGATCGAGCCCGAGGTCGACCTGAGCGGTCACTGGGTCGACGGGGACGTCGTGCACGTCGGGCGGGTGCGGGTGGGTGCGCGGGCGACCGTGGGGACGCGGAGCGTCCTCGCACCGGGCGCCCGGGTCGGGCAGGGGTCCGAGGTCGCTCCGGGCTCGGCGGTGCTCGAGCACATCCCGCCCGGCGAGAAGTGGGGCGGTTCACCCGCCGTGTTCATCGGCCCGGCCCCGCGGGACTGGCCGCTCGAGCGCGCACCGCGTGCGTCCCACTGGGTCGCGGTCTACGGGGTCACGGCGGTCCTGCTCGCGGGGCTCCCTCTCGTCGCCGGCGTCGCGGGGCTCCTCGTCCTGTGGCCCGCGGTGCGCGACAGCGTGTCGGCGGCAGCGGCCACCCGCGCGGCGCTCGGGTGGGTGCCGTTGGCGACCGTGACCGCACTGGTGGTTCTCGCAACCCTCACGGTCGTGTGCGTGAGACTGCTCGGCATCGGGGTCCGCCCGGGGCACCACCCGGTGCGCAGCCGCGTCGGCTGGCAGGTGTGGGCCACGCTGCGACTGATGGACGAGGCTCGCACGGCGCTCTTCCCGCTCTACTCGAGCCTCATGACCCCGGTGTGGCTGCGGCTCCTCGGTGCCCGGGTCGGTCGTGACGTCGAAGCCTCGACCGTGCTGCTCCTCCCTGGGATGACCACCGTCGGCGACGGCGCGTTCCTCGCGGACGACACTCTTGTCGGGTCGTACGAGCTCGGCCGTGGCTGGCTGCGGATCGAGCCCGCGAAGGTCGGCAAGCGCGCGTTCCTCGGGAACTCGGGGATGACGGCGCCCGGTCGCAAGGTCCCCAAGCGCGGACTCGTCGCCGTGCTGTCGGCGACCCCGGAGCGCGCCAAGGCGGGGACGTCGTGGCTCGGGTCGCCGCCGGTCCGACTACGGCGATCGGTCGTCGTCTCCGACGCGGCCGGGACCTTCGCGCCACCACGGCGGGTGCGGTTCGCGCGGGCGCTGGTCGAGGCGTTCCGCCTGGTTCCCGTGATCGTCACCGTCCTCCTCGCCCTCGGTGTCGCCGTGGTGCTCGAGGTCGTGATCGCCGACCACGGTGCCCTGGTGCTGGTCGTCGCACCGCTGGCGATCCTCGCAGCCGGTGCGGTCGCGGCCCTGATCGCCTCAGCCGCGAAGTGGCTCCTGGTCGGACGTGTGACAGCAGGGGAGCACCCGCTCTGGAGCACGTTCGTGTGGCGCAACGAGCTCGCGGACACGTTCGTGGAGCTGGTGGCGGTGCCCTGGTTCGTGCTCTCGTCGTACGGGACCCCCGCGCTGAACCTGTGGCTGCGCTCTCTCGGGGCACGCGTCGGCGCCGGGGTCTGGTGCGAGACGTACTGGCTCCCCGAGGCCGACCTGGTGTCGCTCGGGGACGCGGTGACGGTCAACCGCGGATGCGTCCTCCAGACGCACCTGTTCCACGACCGGGTCATGAGCCTGGACACCGTCGTGCTCGAGGACGGGGCGAGCATCGGTCCGCACGGCGTCGTCCTCCCTGCGGCATCGGTCGGGGCGGGCGCCAGTGTGGGAGCCTCGTCGCTGGTGCTGCGAGGGGATGCCATCCCGGGCGGTACCCGCTGGCGGGGCAACCCGATCTCACCGGCAGGCGACACCGCGAGGAGCTCATGA
- a CDS encoding M1 family metallopeptidase, with the protein MTATRPGGRQPDGTDPYLPRHGHADLHVTRYELDLDYRVASNRLSAHARVHATATRAASRFTLDLVGLRVSRVVVNGRRATRWSHRAGALSIVPELPLAVGSSVVVEIEYGGHPRPTAGPWGEVGWEELADGVIVAGQPDGAPSWFPCNDDPGDKASFQIAITTESPYHVVANGALVSRSTRASRTRWVYEQTEPMSPYLATVQIGRYTTLMTATGRVPQVAALPARLEAAFRHDFARQSTMMDVFEDLFGPYPFARYDVVVTDDDLEIPLEAQGMSVFGANHVDGRRGSERLIAHELAHQWFGNSVTAAHWRHIWLHEGFACYAEWLWSERSGGPTADEIATRSWERLADLPQDIVIGDPGPELMFDDRVYQRGALTLHALRRTIGDDAFVESLHSWTGTYRHGSATTAQFIDCAERRARQDLGPLFDAWLMRASLPSLP; encoded by the coding sequence ATGACGGCGACACGACCAGGTGGACGGCAGCCCGACGGCACCGACCCGTACCTGCCTCGGCACGGTCATGCGGACCTCCACGTGACTCGGTACGAGCTGGACCTGGACTACCGGGTCGCGAGCAACCGGTTGAGCGCGCACGCCCGGGTGCACGCGACCGCCACCCGGGCCGCGTCACGGTTCACGCTGGACCTCGTGGGGCTCCGGGTCTCCCGGGTGGTCGTGAACGGTCGGCGTGCGACGCGGTGGAGCCATCGCGCCGGCGCCCTGTCGATCGTGCCCGAGCTGCCGCTCGCGGTCGGGAGCAGCGTGGTCGTCGAGATCGAGTACGGCGGGCACCCGCGGCCGACCGCCGGACCATGGGGCGAGGTCGGCTGGGAGGAGCTGGCCGACGGGGTGATCGTCGCCGGTCAGCCCGACGGCGCACCGTCCTGGTTCCCGTGCAACGACGACCCCGGCGACAAGGCGAGCTTCCAGATCGCGATCACCACGGAGTCCCCGTACCACGTCGTCGCGAACGGCGCTCTCGTCAGCCGATCGACCCGGGCGAGTCGGACCCGGTGGGTGTACGAGCAGACCGAGCCCATGTCGCCCTACCTCGCGACCGTGCAGATCGGGAGGTACACGACGCTCATGACGGCGACCGGCCGCGTGCCGCAGGTGGCCGCTCTCCCGGCCCGCCTCGAGGCGGCGTTCCGGCACGACTTCGCGCGACAGTCGACGATGATGGACGTGTTCGAGGACCTGTTCGGTCCGTACCCGTTCGCACGGTACGACGTCGTGGTCACCGACGACGACCTCGAGATCCCCCTCGAGGCCCAGGGGATGTCGGTGTTCGGTGCGAACCACGTCGACGGGAGGCGCGGGTCCGAGCGCCTGATCGCGCACGAGCTGGCGCACCAGTGGTTCGGCAACAGCGTGACCGCGGCCCACTGGCGGCACATCTGGTTGCACGAGGGCTTCGCGTGCTACGCCGAGTGGCTGTGGTCGGAGCGGTCCGGGGGACCCACCGCGGACGAGATCGCCACGCGGTCGTGGGAGCGGCTCGCGGATCTCCCGCAGGACATCGTCATCGGCGACCCGGGTCCGGAGCTCATGTTCGACGACAGGGTCTACCAGCGCGGCGCGCTGACCCTGCACGCCCTGCGCCGGACGATCGGTGACGACGCGTTCGTCGAGTCGCTGCACTCCTGGACCGGCACCTACCGGCACGGCTCGGCGACGACTGCGCAGTTCATCGACTGTGCCGAGCGACGTGCGCGCCAGGACCTCGGGCCGCTGTTCGACGCCTGGCTCATGCGTGCCTCGTTGCCGTCGCTCCCGTGA
- a CDS encoding copper chaperone PCu(A)C — MTSVRFRPTPRTWLTPALVLTLGLTLGACGTATSSTPATTGAAAVATTAADLTVTDPWVKAADTGMTAVFGTITNARDTDVRLTSGTSAAATKVELHEMAADASGTMVMRPKEGGFVIPAHGSLTLQPGGLHVMLMGLTAAVKPGDEVTVTLQADDGTTLTIAAPARSFAGANESYTGTASPMASTMP, encoded by the coding sequence ATGACTTCCGTCCGCTTCCGCCCCACCCCGCGCACGTGGCTCACGCCCGCGCTCGTCCTCACCCTCGGTCTCACGCTCGGCGCGTGCGGCACCGCCACCTCCTCGACGCCCGCGACGACGGGCGCCGCCGCGGTCGCGACGACCGCTGCCGACCTCACGGTGACCGACCCCTGGGTCAAGGCCGCCGACACCGGCATGACCGCCGTCTTCGGCACGATCACGAACGCCCGCGACACCGACGTCCGGCTCACGTCGGGCACCTCGGCCGCAGCGACGAAGGTCGAGCTGCACGAGATGGCCGCCGACGCGTCCGGAACGATGGTCATGCGTCCCAAGGAGGGTGGGTTCGTCATCCCCGCGCACGGCTCTCTCACCCTCCAGCCCGGCGGTCTGCACGTGATGCTGATGGGGCTCACCGCAGCGGTGAAGCCCGGTGACGAGGTCACCGTCACGCTGCAGGCCGACGACGGCACGACGCTGACGATCGCCGCTCCGGCGCGATCGTTCGCCGGTGCCAACGAGAGCTACACCGGGACGGCGTCACCCATGGCGTCGACCATGCCGTGA
- a CDS encoding 4'-phosphopantetheinyl transferase superfamily protein, which translates to MTFVGSPAVEIVWSWAVPHLERHLTADERARYQRLRRQSDRDMFASGRALLREVAGTWMGVPWREVVLRTTCARCGATDHGAPVVEQVAGAHPAPHVSLTHARGLVMVAAGDFGALGVDCEPLDGALVAGFDDVALAPSEQAALAGEEARLAGPAIPDGDRSMLREARLRTWVRKEAVLKATGQGLATDPREVVLGRWSDPPQVVAAPGPVPATRWWMVDVDPVPGFLGAVASAAPGIERARLDVRQVELDRTDVTGATATRHA; encoded by the coding sequence ATGACGTTCGTCGGCTCCCCCGCGGTCGAGATCGTCTGGTCCTGGGCGGTCCCCCACCTCGAGCGCCACCTGACCGCCGACGAACGCGCTCGGTACCAGCGGCTACGTCGACAGTCCGACCGGGACATGTTCGCGAGCGGTCGCGCACTCCTGCGGGAGGTCGCCGGGACCTGGATGGGCGTTCCGTGGCGCGAGGTCGTCCTGCGAACCACGTGCGCCCGCTGCGGCGCGACCGATCACGGGGCACCAGTCGTCGAGCAGGTCGCGGGAGCACACCCCGCTCCCCACGTCAGCCTGACACACGCGCGGGGCCTGGTCATGGTCGCCGCAGGAGACTTCGGAGCCCTCGGCGTCGACTGCGAGCCGCTCGACGGTGCGCTCGTCGCCGGGTTCGACGACGTGGCACTCGCACCGTCCGAGCAGGCCGCCCTCGCCGGCGAGGAGGCTCGCCTCGCAGGCCCGGCGATCCCCGACGGCGACCGGTCGATGCTGCGCGAGGCTCGGCTCCGGACCTGGGTGCGGAAGGAAGCCGTGCTCAAGGCCACCGGTCAGGGCCTGGCCACCGATCCGCGCGAGGTCGTGCTCGGACGGTGGTCCGACCCGCCGCAGGTCGTGGCGGCACCGGGCCCGGTCCCAGCGACCAGGTGGTGGATGGTGGATGTCGACCCCGTGCCCGGTTTCCTCGGAGCCGTCGCGTCGGCAGCACCCGGTATCGAGAGGGCTCGGCTCGACGTGCGGCAGGTGGAGCTCGACCGGACCGACGTCACGGGAGCGACGGCAACGAGGCACGCATGA
- a CDS encoding Dyp-type peroxidase — protein MSGDGLDRRAFLQGGAAALGGAALALGGRAAWDAATASEPAVGPADAVGRAFVAARGVRQAGVGTPPQSFASFVSLDLVDGVDRAALVRLMRIWTDDIDRLTGGRPGLADTEPELAVVPARLTVTVGYGPGVFSAAGLDDRRPTWLAPLPPFAVDRLEDAWTGGDLMLQVCADDEVTISHAIRLMVKDARTFTSVRWVQRGFRRSPGATPPGTTMRNLMGQVDGTRNPSPDADGSLIWHESGPSWLVGGTSMVIRRIAMDLETWDAVDRTGREFALGRRLSDGSPLTGTSEHDAPDLDAVDSLGFPVIDTSAHIRRARSANPAERFLRRPYNYDDPPAPGTLSRSGLVFVTFQRDPVTQFVPIQRQLDKADMLNRWTTPIGSAVFAVPGGFQAGEYLGQRLLEV, from the coding sequence GTGAGCGGGGACGGTCTCGACCGTCGAGCATTCCTCCAGGGAGGCGCCGCCGCACTCGGCGGCGCCGCCCTGGCGCTCGGCGGTCGCGCGGCGTGGGACGCCGCCACGGCGTCGGAACCGGCGGTCGGTCCGGCGGACGCCGTGGGTCGCGCGTTCGTGGCGGCGCGCGGGGTGCGGCAGGCCGGCGTCGGGACTCCCCCTCAGTCCTTCGCGTCGTTCGTGTCGCTCGACCTCGTCGACGGCGTCGATCGCGCCGCGCTGGTGCGCCTGATGCGGATCTGGACGGACGACATCGACCGGCTGACAGGTGGCCGACCGGGTCTAGCCGACACCGAGCCCGAGCTGGCCGTCGTCCCGGCCCGGCTGACGGTCACGGTCGGGTACGGGCCCGGGGTGTTCTCCGCCGCGGGCCTCGACGACCGACGACCCACGTGGCTCGCGCCGCTGCCCCCGTTCGCGGTCGACCGGCTGGAGGACGCCTGGACCGGGGGGGACCTCATGCTGCAGGTGTGCGCGGACGACGAGGTCACGATCTCCCACGCCATCCGGCTGATGGTCAAGGACGCTCGGACGTTCACCTCGGTGAGATGGGTCCAGCGCGGGTTCCGTCGTTCGCCCGGCGCGACGCCCCCGGGAACCACCATGCGCAACCTCATGGGTCAGGTCGACGGCACCCGCAACCCCTCGCCCGACGCGGACGGCTCGCTGATCTGGCACGAGAGCGGACCGTCCTGGCTCGTCGGCGGGACGTCGATGGTGATCCGCCGGATCGCGATGGACCTCGAGACCTGGGATGCCGTCGACCGCACCGGCAGGGAGTTCGCCCTGGGGCGTCGTCTCTCCGACGGCTCTCCGCTGACCGGGACCAGCGAGCACGACGCGCCTGATCTCGACGCGGTGGACTCGCTCGGGTTCCCGGTGATCGACACCTCGGCGCACATCCGGCGGGCGCGGTCCGCGAACCCGGCCGAGAGGTTCCTCCGACGTCCGTACAACTACGACGACCCGCCGGCCCCCGGCACCCTCTCACGGTCCGGGTTGGTGTTCGTCACCTTCCAGCGTGACCCCGTCACCCAGTTCGTGCCGATCCAGCGTCAGCTCGACAAGGCCGACATGCTCAACCGGTGGACCACACCGATCGGGTCGGCGGTGTTCGCCGTCCCCGGTGGGTTCCAGGCCGGGGAGTACCTCGGACAGCGGCTCCTGGAAGTCTGA